The proteins below are encoded in one region of Coffea arabica cultivar ET-39 chromosome 4c, Coffea Arabica ET-39 HiFi, whole genome shotgun sequence:
- the LOC113740179 gene encoding thionin-like protein 2 — MEARKKRALVMMVVVMGLLVGQSAASFKDCYAKCFIFCMIEPTQTLCSCSTHCLKDCIFPESQNDLREDQKDNANFCKLGCAVSICSSISSRGKPNGDKMDDCVGSCSKTCTKSRSLP; from the exons ATGGAGGCCAGGAAGAAGAGGGCACTTGTTATGATGGTTGTGGTTATGGGGTTGCTTGTAGGGCAGTCTGCTGCTTCTTTCAAGGACTGCTATGCCAAATGCTTCATTTTCTGCATGATTGAGCCTACTCAGACTCTTTGTTCCTGCTCCACCCACTGCTTGAAAGATTGCATCTTTCCGGAATCCCAGAATGATCTTCGTGAGGATCAAAAAGATAACGCCAACTTCTGCAAGCTTGGCTGTGCCGTCTCCATTTGCTCAAGCATAAGCTCAAGAGGCAAACCAA ATGGAGATAAAATGGATGACTGCGTCGGTTCCTGCTCGAAGACTTGCACCAAGAGTCGGTCATTACCTTAG